One stretch of Carcharodon carcharias isolate sCarCar2 chromosome 20, sCarCar2.pri, whole genome shotgun sequence DNA includes these proteins:
- the LOC121292372 gene encoding ovarian cancer G-protein coupled receptor 1-like has translation MTNCSIDHSIHQILFPTVYIAVFIIGLPTNLLSLYHSYLQIRQRNELGIYLCNLSISDLLYLISLPFWVQYMLQHNDWVLSRALCILSGLLLYQNIYISIGFLCFISINRFLAVAYPLKFKFLHTRKAAVYISVLIWIKEIPVCGFYINSQVLSKDNKNDTLCFEHYPMQWEDRYLNIYNLSIGFFLPLIVLIYSYYKVLTGVHKSHGLERESKLRIKKLVSASIIIFLVCFAPYHILLMIQAIFEYKCKFADNVFELYHFGVLLMSLNCLADPVLYCFISPSSHGPLTSLQDPVRKFLPCRKRK, from the coding sequence ATGACCAACTGTTCTATCGACCACAGTATCCACCAAATCCTGTTTCCCACGGTCTACATTGCTGTCTTCATCATCGGACTCCCGACTAATCTCCTGTCCCTGTATCACAGCTACCTGCAGATCAGACAGAGGAACGAGCTGGgaatctatctctgtaatctgagCATCTCAGACCTGTTGTACCTCATTTCCTTGCCCTTCTGGGTTCAGTATATGCTGCAGCACAATGACTGGGTCCTCTCCCGGGCACTCTGCATACTCAGTGGTCTGCTCCTCTACCAGAATATCTACATCAGCATTGGCTTCCTCTGCTTCATCTCCATTAATCGCTTCCTCGCTGTGGCCTACCCTCTGAAATTTAAATTCTTACACACCAGGAAGGCTGCAGTGTACATCAGTGTTCTCATCTGGATCAAGGAGATTCCTGTCTGCGGCTTTTACATAAACTCCCAGGTTCTCAGTAAAGACAATAAGAATGACACCTTGTGTTTCGAACATTATCCTATGCAGTGGGAGGatagatatttaaatatttaCAATCTCTCTATTGGGTTCTTCCTCCCTTTGATTGTATTAATTTACTCTTACTATAAAGTGCTGACAGGTGTCCACAAAAGCCATGGGCTTGAAAGAGAGAGCAAATTAAGAATAAAAAAATTGGTGTCTGCATCCATCATCATTTTCCTGGTTTGTTTTGCTCCTTATCACATTCTCCTGATGATTCAGGCCATATTCGAGTATAAatgtaaatttgctgacaatgttTTTGAGCTTTACCATTTTGGAGTTCTGCTGATGAGTTTAAACTGTCTGGCCGATCCCGTCTTGTACTGTTTTATATCTCCGAGTTCACACGGCCCGTTAACCAGTCTCCAGGATCCTGTTCGAAAATTCCTTCCctgcagaaagagaaaatag